The nucleotide sequence GGTCAAGTGGCCAGAATGTTAGATAGTTTAAGAATGTTACCACTAGAGAAAAGGTGTTATAGGGTATACACAGAACTGAGTAAAAATAGCAGAGACGATAAAGAAGAAGTAAAGAAAATTCTGCAAGAAAAACTAGCAATAACAGAAGCAGTGATAAATAACATGTTAAAAAAAGAAGCTTCACACAGGCTAGAGATAGAGATTGAAGATATTTATAATCAAAATAAGCGCAATGTAACCACACTTTATGAAAAAACAAAAGAAGTAAAGCAAAGATTTATTAAAGATGGACTTTTAACACCTCAAGAAGTAGAGAGTATAACAAGAGTAAAAATTATAATCTTAAATAAAGAAGATAAAATAATACCATCAAGCAGTTTATCTCGTAGTTTAAGTGTCAGTGATTTAACATCTCATCGCTTATAAAAACTTACGCTCTCTGCTTTGCAGAAGGTTTGTAATATTTCTGTGGTGCTTTAAGAAAATCAATATTGCTACAATGAGTAGTGCAAGAAATAATTCTTTTTGAAAAAAGAAAGACGCTACAACAATTATTACAGCCGCAGTCAAAGAAGCAAGAGAAGAATATCGAAAGGTAAAAAATACTATTAGCCAAATAAACACAAACACTGATGCCAAAGGGATATTAAGTGCTATCAAAATTCCCAAAGTTGTCGCAACCCCCTTTCCTCCATTGAACCTTAGCCAAATAGGAAACATATGTCCTAAAACTGCTAAAATAGCAGATGCATATATCCACAGATCGTTATCAAAAAATTGTTGTGCTATATAAATTGCGATAAATCCTTTAAAGGAATCCAAAAGTAATGTCAAAACAGCAAGAAATTTGTTTCCTGTCCTTGCAACATTTGTAGCACCAATATTTCCAGAACCTACTTCTCTTAAATTTATTCCTTTTATTTTTGTAATAATTAAGCTAAACGGTATTGAACCTAATATGTAAGATAATACAAAAACTACAAATATCTCTATCATAGCAATAAATCTAGCTAATTTTATTATTCTTCAGCCTTTTTAGATAACATTGGACTTCATTGTTAATCTGGTTGCTAAACAATATAAGTGCTGTCATATTGATGAGTGCTAAACAAGAGAATAAAGCTCCACCAATATTAGCAATAGCCATTATATCTTTAGATAAACCTGACAAAAATGCAACCGCTACTACTGCTATACGATATATTACTACACTTTTTACACCAAACAAATACAGCCATCCCATTTCACAACAATATACAAATGAAATTACTGAGGAAAACGCAAACAAAGGTGCAGCTATGGTTAAAAGTATAGGAAACCAAGAAGAAACTGTTTCAAATGCTTTCTGGGTGATCAATATTCCCTCGCCAATGCCGGTCTGGTATGCACCTGTTATTACTATTGTTATTCCTGTTAAGCAACAAATTAACATTGTATCAAAGCATGGTTCTATCATCGCAACCAGACCAGTTCTAACTGGCTCCTCATCTTTAGCTACCGCGTGAGTGATTGAAGCAGAGCCAACACCTGCTTCACTGGCAAAAATTGCTCTTTGAATCCCAGCGACAAATGCTCCTACTACTCCTCCACCAACAGCATTGAAGTCTATCATACTGGAAAACAATATTTTCAATGTATTGCTAAAATTGTGAATATTGAATGCAATGATTGTGACACAACTCAAAATATATATGAGTGACATAATAGGAACTAGCGCAGAAGAGACTTTAGCTATTCTCCTGATTCCACCGATAATCACTAGAGCAAGTAATGCAGAAATTATGAAGGAAAGAACCCAAGGATGACTATCTATCCAGCTTGAATAGCCAGATAATATTGAAACCATTTGATTAGTCTGAAATGCTACACTTCCACCAAGACCTGACAATACAAGAAACACTGCATATATTGCAGCTAGCACAATACCAAGCTTCTTAAATCCAAATTCCTCTAGTCCATTTCTTATATATTGAAAGGGACCACTGAATAACTGCTCCTGGCCTTCTGTTCTGTGTCTGAATGCTAAAGTTACTTCAGCAAACTTTGCAGACATACCAAAAAAACCTGTAATCATCATCCAAGGTACCGCTCCTGGCCCTCCCATTGAAATTGCGATTGCAACACCAGCAACAGTTCCAAGGCCTACTGTGCTTGATAGCGCGGTTACAAATGCCTGAAAATGCGTAATGTGACCATCATGATGATCTGTGTCATATTTTCCACATAAAATAGCGAACGCATGCTTAAACATCCTTATGTTGAGAAATCTAAAACGTAGTGTTAGAAATATATAACCAAAGGCCAATAAAAGAATTATAAATGGTACGTGAAAGATCTTGAAAAACAACACTTCATTCATGAAGTTGCTTACTCCATTTAATGCAGTGTCATAACTTTTATGAAAAATTGAAGCAGCGTATACATCATTAAATGGTAGGCAAAATAACACTATATAAAGCATTCTATAAATCATGTTTAATACCTTTTGTAATAAGAATCTATTGTATTTAAGACTTCCCTTCTCAGTAGATATATCGCAACAGCATTTGGAATCATAAGGCACATAAACAGGCTATCACCTAAATAAGATATAAATTCTACATTTTTTGATATACAGCTGATATACACTGAACCCACTATAAAAAACTGAAACAATATCAGTACTTTTTTGTTACCAAATAAGTACACTAGGGCAACTTCACAGTAGTAATAGTAAGCTATTATTGTGGAAAATGCAAAGGAAAACATTATCAGCGGAAGAGCTAGCTTGCTAAATAAAGGCAAGGCTGTTGAAAATGCTGAGCTAACTAACATAATATCACCTACGGTATTAGTGCTATGCATATCGGTGATAATTATCACAATACCAGTCAAAAATGAGACTAATATTGTGTCTACAAATGGTGCAATCATTGCAACACTTCCAACTTTAACTGGGTCTTTCTCTTTTACAATCGAATGTGCTATAGCTGCTGTTCCAGTACCTGCTTCATTAGCAAACACTGACCTTCTTACCCCTGCTATTAATCCACTCAATACTCCACCTCCTATAGCTGATTTGTTAAAGATATCTTGAAATATTATAGATAGAGCATTCAGTAGATTATTTCCGTTTACACAGATTAAATATATACACATGCCTATATAGAACATTATCATGATCGGCCCTAAACCTGTTGCAACTAAAGCAATTCGCTTTATTCCTCCCAGTATTACAATTAATACAAATAGCGAGATAATAACAGATGTGTTGTATTCAAATAAGTTACTTGACAACGCTGCAATTTGATTTGCCTGAAATGGTATACCGCCTAGAATCATTGCAACAAGCAGCATAACTGCGTAGATAAATGCAAGGAATTTTCCAGTCTTCATAAATCCAATCTTTGCAAGTCCATGTTCCATATAATAAAAAGCCCCACCAGTTGTGTTTTCAGAGCGATGAGTAAATGCAAGCACTACTTCAGCAAATTTTATTGACATGCCAAGTACCCCGGTAATTATCATCCAAAAAACTGCACTTGGCCCCCCTATTGTAATAGCTATTGCAACTCCTGATATTGTTCCAAGACCAACTGTTCCTGAAATTACCGTTGCAAATGCCTGAATGTGGGTGATTATGCCGTTATTACTATGGCTCTCTAGGTTGAATAGTGTTTGTATCCCATATTTGAACAACCTGAAGTTAATGAATTTGAATCGAATCGTACAAAAAACCCCAGTTGCAATTACCCAAATAATTATAAATGGTATGTTGAATATCTTTATATATAAAAAAGAGTTTAATAGATCAGTTACTTTTATAATCATGTTGCTCACTATTTTTTATGTAGCTGACTAGTTTTATATGCGTAATGTATATAAAGTCCGATACTTATTGGAATAGTTAAGATATAAACTACACCTAAAATTGGTAGTGTTATCCAGGGCTTACTTATAAAAAATATGATCAATATTCCAAAAAATGACACAAATATATAGGATAAACTTTTAGGGACATAAATGTATTTTGCAGAGAAAGTTGGAATATGACTTATCGAAAAAAATGAGATGGTCAAAAAGTAACAAGCTGTATTCTTTACGTTAAAAAATTGCTCTATAAGAAGTAGATATTCACTTTCATGAGATTGAAAGGTAATAATTATTGGAAACAGAACAAGTAAAGCGCATACAGGGGCTGGAACACCAGAAAAGAAAAATTTTTTCCAGTATAATTGCTCTAAATGTAGCGAAACATTGAATCTTGCAAGTCTTATTGATATGCAGATTACATATATCATTACTAAAATCCATCCTACAACTTTAATTTCATTTAACTTCCAAAAATATAAAAGAAAAGCAGGTGCTGAACCAAAATTTAGAAAATCTGCAAAAGAATCGAGTTGTGCTCCAAAATCGCTGGTTGATTTTAAAATTCTGGCTATCCTGCCGTCCATTCCATCTATTATTGCTGCAATGATAATAAAAATTGCTGAAAATTCCCATTGTTCATTAAATGTGAATTTAAGTGAAGTAAGGCCAGCACATAAACCTAATAAAGTTATAAAGTTTGGGAATAACTTGGTAATAGGTAAAAATTTACTGTTACTTTCATCGTTATTCATATAACATCAAAAGTAAGCTTCTCTTGTTTATTAAAATCTGCTATAACTGTCTCACCGCCAATGACAGTTTGTCCTTCTGAAACTCTTACCTCTATACCAATAGGAATATAAATATTTACTCTGCTACCAAATCTTATAATTCCAAATCTTTCACCTGCTTTTACGCTCTGAGATGTCCTCAAATTACAAACAATGCGGCGTGCAATAAATCCAGCTATTTGCTCTACAATGATTTCTTTTCCCTTCTCATATTCAATCGCAATAACCTGTTTTTCATTCTCATTACTAGACCTATTGCTTATTGCGGAAACAAACTTGCCTTTTTTATAACTCATTTCCTTTATTGTACCAGATATTGGTATACGATTAACGTGGACATTCAAAACACTTAAAAATATGCTAACAAGCGTAAACTTCTTTTCTTCTTCATTCTCTTCTGATAAAGAGTAACTAACTTCTTCTATCTTTGAAATTACACCATCAGCAGGGCTTAATATAAAGTCCTTATTGTTTGGTACAGCTCTTGCCGGATCACGGAAGAAATAAGTACATAATAATGTTGGGAATAAGCAAGTAATGCCAGCCCCCCAAGATATAGAAAATGCTATACATGTTACTATAAAGGAAATAACTATAAATAAATAACCTTCTCTGTTTATATTAGGCAAACCAAAGCACATAATTTATTCTCGATAATTCATTATTAACAATTTATCATTTATAATTTCTCATGAAAAGCTTTTTTTCACTTCTTCACTTTTGGAATGCTTATATAAACATTTGCTTATATAACCATTGATAGAGATTAATTTTTAATGAAAATTTAATTTTCTTAGCTATTGTTAATATTATTTTAATAAAAACTTAATAATAATTCTTAATAATATATGAATTGTTGTGTTCTTAATTTCGTATGAC is from Wolbachia endosymbiont (group B) of Hofmannophila pseudospretella and encodes:
- a CDS encoding phosphatidylserine decarboxylase produces the protein MCFGLPNINREGYLFIVISFIVTCIAFSISWGAGITCLFPTLLCTYFFRDPARAVPNNKDFILSPADGVISKIEEVSYSLSEENEEEKKFTLVSIFLSVLNVHVNRIPISGTIKEMSYKKGKFVSAISNRSSNENEKQVIAIEYEKGKEIIVEQIAGFIARRIVCNLRTSQSVKAGERFGIIRFGSRVNIYIPIGIEVRVSEGQTVIGGETVIADFNKQEKLTFDVI
- a CDS encoding alanine/glycine:cation symporter family protein, which translates into the protein MIIKVTDLLNSFLYIKIFNIPFIIIWVIATGVFCTIRFKFINFRLFKYGIQTLFNLESHSNNGIITHIQAFATVISGTVGLGTISGVAIAITIGGPSAVFWMIITGVLGMSIKFAEVVLAFTHRSENTTGGAFYYMEHGLAKIGFMKTGKFLAFIYAVMLLVAMILGGIPFQANQIAALSSNLFEYNTSVIISLFVLIVILGGIKRIALVATGLGPIMIMFYIGMCIYLICVNGNNLLNALSIIFQDIFNKSAIGGGVLSGLIAGVRRSVFANEAGTGTAAIAHSIVKEKDPVKVGSVAMIAPFVDTILVSFLTGIVIIITDMHSTNTVGDIMLVSSAFSTALPLFSKLALPLIMFSFAFSTIIAYYYYCEVALVYLFGNKKVLILFQFFIVGSVYISCISKNVEFISYLGDSLFMCLMIPNAVAIYLLRREVLNTIDSYYKRY
- a CDS encoding alanine/glycine:cation symporter family protein gives rise to the protein MIYRMLYIVLFCLPFNDVYAASIFHKSYDTALNGVSNFMNEVLFFKIFHVPFIILLLAFGYIFLTLRFRFLNIRMFKHAFAILCGKYDTDHHDGHITHFQAFVTALSSTVGLGTVAGVAIAISMGGPGAVPWMMITGFFGMSAKFAEVTLAFRHRTEGQEQLFSGPFQYIRNGLEEFGFKKLGIVLAAIYAVFLVLSGLGGSVAFQTNQMVSILSGYSSWIDSHPWVLSFIISALLALVIIGGIRRIAKVSSALVPIMSLIYILSCVTIIAFNIHNFSNTLKILFSSMIDFNAVGGGVVGAFVAGIQRAIFASEAGVGSASITHAVAKDEEPVRTGLVAMIEPCFDTMLICCLTGITIVITGAYQTGIGEGILITQKAFETVSSWFPILLTIAAPLFAFSSVISFVYCCEMGWLYLFGVKSVVIYRIAVVAVAFLSGLSKDIMAIANIGGALFSCLALINMTALILFSNQINNEVQCYLKRLKNNKIS
- the plsY gene encoding glycerol-3-phosphate 1-O-acyltransferase PlsY, with protein sequence MIEIFVVFVLSYILGSIPFSLIITKIKGINLREVGSGNIGATNVARTGNKFLAVLTLLLDSFKGFIAIYIAQQFFDNDLWIYASAILAVLGHMFPIWLRFNGGKGVATTLGILIALNIPLASVFVFIWLIVFFTFRYSSLASLTAAVIIVVASFFFQKELFLALLIVAILIFLKHHRNITNLLQSRERKFL
- a CDS encoding CDP-alcohol phosphatidyltransferase family protein, with product MNNDESNSKFLPITKLFPNFITLLGLCAGLTSLKFTFNEQWEFSAIFIIIAAIIDGMDGRIARILKSTSDFGAQLDSFADFLNFGSAPAFLLYFWKLNEIKVVGWILVMIYVICISIRLARFNVSLHLEQLYWKKFFFSGVPAPVCALLVLFPIIITFQSHESEYLLLIEQFFNVKNTACYFLTISFFSISHIPTFSAKYIYVPKSLSYIFVSFFGILIIFFISKPWITLPILGVVYILTIPISIGLYIHYAYKTSQLHKK